The stretch of DNA TACCACCTTCTTGAGGGTATTAGACAAACGTTTTTTCTTTCTAGGTATTTCATTTTCGATACATTTGGGCAAATGTAGCTTCTGTATTCCTCCACAAAGCCTGCTGTTACCAGCAAGAAAGAATCCAGTTGCATTTGCAAAAACTCCTACTGTTGGAACCCTTCCCTCAAAATTGTTGTAAGATAAATTTAGATATATCAAGGGTAATTTGGACCAGTAGACTGGTATTTGACCTGACAAATGGTTTCGAGAAATGTCAATTTCCAGAAGGGATGCCAAAGAAGTAAATGATGTTGGAATTGCTCCACAGAATGAATTTCCGTCCACATATATAAATTGAAGAGAAAGGCACTCACTCAAACTATCTGGAAGCACTCCTGACAACTTATTGTTAGACATTTCTAAGTCAATTATATTTATTTGCTTACTGATTTCCGGAGGCAGTGACCCTTCCAACTGATTTTCTGATAAGGATATGAAAATAAACTTAGCACCTCCTTGAAAGAGCTCACTCGATATGTTTCCAGAGAAGTAATTGTTATGCAGGTCCATGTATAGTAAATTTTGACAGTTCCCAAGGCTTTCAGGTATGCTCCCTTCCAGTATGTTGTCTGATAAAAAAAGCTCACTGAGACGTGATAAATTTCCAATGGAAATGGGAATTGTACCTGTTAGTCTGTTTGAGTttaaagcaagagcttgtaacttCTGCAGCTTCCCAAGATCATGAGGAAGGGATGCTGACAATATGCTTTCGAACATGGCTAACTTCTCAAGGTTGATGAGATTGGTAATCCCAGCAGGAATTGTTCCACTAATCAAACTGTTTCCGATTGTCAGCCATTTTAAAGTGGTGGAGAGATTGGCTATGGATTGGGGTAATATTCCAGAAAAATCATTATATGTCAATGAGAGGAATTGTAATTGACTACAGTTAACTAAGGTAGCTATAAAGCTAATGTCCCCCACCAGAAAGTTTTTTTCAAGATCTAAATGAACTAGATTATGAAAATGGCTGAAATCCTGAGGAACACTTCCTGTAAAACCATTCAGCGACAATCCAATAAACTCGAGGCTCGTAAGGTTTCTTATGGTGATTGGAATTGATCCTGAAAAGTTATTTTCAAATAGGTTTAGCCATTTCAGACGAGGAATAGTGAAGCCCATATTTGCGGGAAGCTCTCCATGTAGCTGATTGGCAGGCAAATCAAGAAAGTGAAGATAGGAGAGATTGAAAATGGATGTGGGAAGTGTGCCTGAGAGTAAATTTTCTCCAACTTCAAGGTTAGTTAGGTTTTGCACCTTACCAATGTTGATTGGGATAGTTCCTGTAAAGGAATTATAAGCAGCAGATATTGTTACTAAGGAGGTAAGGTTTGGTATGATGTCAAAAAGAGAGCCTGTAAAATAGTTTTGGGAAATGCTAAGGTATTCTAGCTTAATCAATGCTCGTAATCCTGCTGGTAGTTTTCCCTCTAGCTTGTTGTTGCCTAAACTAAGAAATCCAAGGTTAATACAATGTGATATATTCTTTGGAATTGAACCTGCAAGTGTGTTATTTTGTAGCCCTAGTTCACGTAGCCTAAATAGGCGACCTAATTGCTTGGGGATTTCACCATACAGGCTATTATTATAAAGCCTAATGCTTTGAAGGAAGCTCAGGTTTCCTATGAAGGGAGATATGGTTCCTGCCAATCCCCTTGAACTCAAATCTAGTACAGTCACTCTGTTATGTTTGCGCCCGCAAGTAACCCCCTGCCAGCTACAATGGTGCATAGTGTTATTCCATGAGCTTAAAACCCAGTCGGGATATTTCACCAGTTGGTTTTTGATAGCCAACAATGCCACTCGGTCAGTTTCATTTCCTGGTAATTTAACACTGTGCAGAGACTCAGTTGCTGTGACTTTTTTAATAGCAATTATAACGATGATAAGAAAGATGATAGGAAAGACTGGTTTGCTACACAAGGAAGACATTACACTTAACGATCGTGATGGATTTTGAggtaaatttgttttattttgtgtgTTGCTGTTTTATGTGTTAGATGCTCTTTAAAATCCACTCTCTTCATAAATATAGACAGTCAAGTACTCCCTCTGGCTTTTATTTTTCTTCCCgattctctaatatatgtgaggagtattataatgaaatgggaagaaaacaACAAGCCGGAGGGAGTACTTATTAAGGTAATTAACAATGTTGTATAATTGGTAGGAGAAAGAGTGGTTTGCTGTTGATTTTGTGGTTTCACTGCACATGCGATGTAATGATTTCCTTTGCTAAAGAGAAATGATGTCAGTGATCCACTCAAGGAAAATTATTCTAGTAAAAAATATTATTTACTAAGATGATACTTCCTCTGTTTCCgacatttgtttacatttacttttgACACACATGACTGAAaaacccaaaaatgaaataagtaAAGAAATGGCCgctacggagggagtattatgtaGGCCGTGCGATTATGTAGGGCCTCAAAATTAGCGGGCGTAACTCAATTTTAGACAGTGTAGCCTTTGCTCCATCCTTGTGCTTTTCGTTCTCTAACTAGTCGACTTTGATTCTGTGACCAATGTGTAGATCTAATCAATAGTGGCACAGATTATAACCATCCAGTTCACATGGCAAACATCATTGTTTGTACGGTCATCTAGGAATGAAGATGCAGAGACATATATCACTCATGTGATCAGCTTGATCTCCTTCAGCATGAGCAATTGATGGCCAGTAATACGATTCGGtcagttaattaattgtattttcTATGTTTACTTTATTGAATAGAATGAGTAATTGAGTACTACGGCCATCAAAAGGGAATTGTTGGTAAACCTTTTTAAGTCTAGAAGTATTATTAGCCGATGCTATTGTACTTTACAAAGAGAAGAATCCCAAGTAGGCCACAGTTTAGAAATGTCATTTTGGTTGCTTTTTGACCGTTGGTTTACGCGTGCAAAGACAAAATTTCAAATCTGGTGAATGGTATTTGTTTTCTAACTGTATTACTTAGGCCGCTCTTTGGCGGTGACTCGATTTCACATTATATCTTCATCTTGTGTGTGAAGGTGCTCTCAAGACTTTTGACAAAAAGATGGAGTGGATAATGCGGAGATTGACAGTGTCAAAATTTGTCATAGATCCCCTCAGCATGCGTAGAAACATTTGTTATAGTAATAATATCTTCTTGACGATTCTAGGTCTAGGTTTTAGACTCTATATAATGTGTCTCTTATTGTAATCGTAGACATCGAACTATCAATAAAATACAATTGTCTTTATGAAATTCCTCCCTCTGAAATTCTACATGAATTACTACCTGATTGATTAAGTAGCTTCTTTGCAGTGTACTGATTTTTCTTCGAGAAATGAGGTCAGTGCCCTCAGAAAGACTTCCATGTTTAGAAACATAATTTATTCTCTAGTATTtttagccgaccccaaatcattttggaatTAAGGCTCTGTTGTCTTTGGCTTATCATAGTCCAACATGGAAACCGCAATGAATAAAAGGATCCTATTCTATAGtcattatttgtttattttcatGCATAAACTTAGAGCCGTTGGATGACGCCGGAATACAATTTGGAAAGGACCAACTAtttcttttaggaaatggagagggtCTTGACTTAGTGAACCTTAGATCGATAGTTAGTAAAAATCAGCGCAGCTAAGTAGATAACAAGTATATTATTCAAAGGTAGACAAATGATTGTGTCGTAGGGAGTATTAAACTGTTAATCAAGTTTTTCGTGAATTTACAGAACTTGAAAGATTTTACATCAAACTTTGACAGATTCGTTAATGTCACAAGCAGAATTAGTGTACTGTCAGCATAAATTTCTAAtcaaattaaaaccgtcattaaTTTTGTTACTAAGGAACATTTGATATGTCTAGTGATGTGCCTCTTGCAGGAAGATTACGCTTATTTTCTAGCATTTAGAAGGCCTATCTTGCTGATTGAAGCCTGCTTGTGGCGTCGGATATATTCATTTGATCATGTGGCAATGGGTTGGAGCATGACACTCTGAACACTATTCATAAAAATACATTCCAGTCGTCGTTGAAGCTTGATTGCCCTTCTATCACGGACTTGTTTACTGAGGACAAAAATACAACTTGTAAGCCGTGATCAGGTACTCCTACTTTTGCATAAATATATATGAAGGTTATTGTCTTCCTTGaatatgttgtatgttggtgaattcattaactatgaaactttGATAGGCAATCATGTCATCATCAAGCAGTATGTTGCTCGGTTTCAGATCAGAATAGTGAATTAAATCATGACTTACTCCCTGCTTTACAAAAAATGGCAATCTCTGAAGATTTTTCTAGGCACATTTACAAGTTTTCATTGGCATCGAAACCTTTTTGGGTGAACTTAATTATGTTTGCtataaaatatgaattatggaGTACTTGATTGAATAGAATGCAAAGTTGATACTTTTGGCCAACAATGTGGAATTTTTGGTAGCACTTTAATTAAGAGTCTTGTGTTGCTGGTGATTAAGTGGCTTCCTCGCACTATTAGTGTGATGATTGTAAATTTGCAAAAGAGAAAAGAGATTAGTGTGTACGCTTGTTAAAAAATAACTAATCTTGCTTAAAACGACAATATACTACATTTTAATGGTAAAACAGATTCAAATACTATCACGTGATGTAATTAAGACATATTTGTTGCTATTACTTGGACAAAACTATAGAACTACTCCTATTACATGATACCTATTTGGATCCGTTTTACCGATAAAATGGATATtatcgtcttaaacaagaatttgtggttAAAGAAAGATTTCCATTTTTTTAGTTCTAGAAACATTGTATTATAGTCAGTACTAATGTAATTGATaagatttttttttatcaattgaACTTTTATAAACAAGTTTTAATGAaattagttttaaacccgtgcaaaaaaatgcacgggttgtAATAACATGCGCTACTATTGGATAGAGGAGAATCGGGTAGCTGTAAACTTAGCCATTGGAAAGATTAAACACAGCTTGTTATATTTATGAGCATCTCATAACCATCAATATTGCAAATCTCATTGTTTTTATGGTCATCTAGGAATGAAGAtgcagatatatatatatatatatatatatatatatatatatatatatatatatatatatagaggcaagatccggtgagtccacctatatatttgagtctcatgagtccacttatgtatcacgcACTACACATAACAATATCACGAATATTTTTAATTTTGAACGACAATGCAAATGAGATGTAACATGCGTCCATGAAGGCTATACTGGATATTATATTTCAGCACATGAAAGAAGAATCATCAGAAAATAACCGTCAAATAATATATCCCGCATGAAAGAAGAATCGTCTAAGGTTTTGTGAGACAGAGTATTTCTTCAGATGAGCATTACTCCTGCCTCATGGTGTATCATCTTTGCTACAACATTAAAGTATATCAAATGTTGCCATGTATATACACAACACACATACGCTTACATGTTTTTAAAGGATTTTTTTGTGTACAACAAGCATTATGACGCCATCTGTACTCCAGCAAAAAAAGTTGTCTTGTAAAAACATCCGGCAGCCAAGAAAATCGTGTCTTCCAAGTCAATAACATCCAGCAATATTGCATCCCTTTGATTTTAACAAAAAGGTGATGCCCTTGACGGTTATTTTCTGACGGTTATTAACTATTTTAGTTTATAGTTAATATAAGTTGGACTcttgatattgtatagtataacccgtgatattatttagtacaaccagtggtattgtttattgtaaggtgtgatattgttttgtataagttGTGATACTTTTTTACTGGACTCACAGGCTCAgatacaatatcacgggttatacaaaacaatatcacagcttaatttttttttttttttttaaaaagtttttttaacttttttttttttttaattcataaaaaaaaattgtgatatttttgtgtagagcgtgtgatacataagtggactcacgggactcaaaaagatagggtggactcatgtgatcctaattctatatatatatatatatatatatatatatatatatatatatatatatatcactcaTGTGATCAGCTTAATCTCCTTCAGCATGAGCAATTGATGGCCAGTAATACAATTCGGtcagttaattaattgtattgtCTATGATTACTTTATCTGTTGACGGATACATCCGTCTTAACAATAAAACGGGTCAAGCATCATCCCACTTGTGCATAAAAGACCAATCCATTGTTTTTTCCTATGCATTCTGCTTTTGTGTTATTCACACTACTTGACCCGTCTTAATCTtaaaacggatatatccgttttTAATAAAAATCTGTGTTACTTTATTGAATAGGGTGAGTACTACACTACTACGGCCACCAAAGGGGAATTGTTGGTGAACTTTACAAGTCTAGAAGTATTGTTAGCCAATGCTATTGTACTTGACAAAGAGAAGAATAACAAGTAGGTTAGAAATGTCATTTTGGTTGCTTTTTGACTGTTAGTTTACGCGTTCAAAGACAAAATTTCAATTCTGGTGAATTGTAATTGTTCTCCAACCGTGTAACTTACGCGGCGCGTTGGCGGTGACTCGATTTCACAATATATCACCATCTTGTGTGAAGGTGCTCCCAAGACTTTCGACCAAAAGATCGAATGGATAGTGGGGAGATTGACAGTGTTAAAATTTGTCATAGACAGAAACGTATTTTAGCATTCTATATTCGATGTCACTATTAGCCTTTAATTATTTTTTTGGAGTAAGATTGATGCTTAAGGTCCGAAGGCCGTTGCCCAACCCATCGATCACTAGTCAACCTAAAAATACTCCGTCTAGCACGGTAAGCTCAAATAAGGACTTTTCGAGGCATATGAGTAGTTATAATTAGCATAGAAAACTTTTTGATGAATGAATTGAATTTTCTGTGAATTGTTTTATTAAATAAGATAGTGCATTACTGTCCAACACTAATCACAGAAATAATACATTATTCCAGTCTTCGTTGAAGCTCGTCTGATTGACAACCTGTCGTGGACTTCTTCACTGAGGATATCTTATTCAAGCTATGGGTCTACAATTTGTAAGCTGTGATCAGGTACTCCTTTTGCAAATATACTTCCCAAATTTAAATTTGTGAAATTCTTTGAACCATAGGAACATAATAGTAATCTTTTTATGTCAGCCGTGTAGGTTCTTCATATCTTATCGTGTATCCTTGTGAACTTCATGTTTTAACTCAAAACAGAAGTATTAACTGTAATCACACATAGACGAATACCTCGCAATAGGTGAGATCCTTTGAGCTACGAGATAATTAAAGCCTACCTGTGAATTTTCATTATATATGCAGTTGTAGTATACTTGTATGAGCGGGATCGGATGCTCTTTAtgttttcatttattcatcagaATAGTGAATTAAAATCATGACTTACTCCCTGCTTTACAAAAAATGGCAATC from Silene latifolia isolate original U9 population chromosome 10, ASM4854445v1, whole genome shotgun sequence encodes:
- the LOC141607081 gene encoding uncharacterized protein LOC141607081 yields the protein MSSLCSKPVFPIIFLIIVIIAIKKVTATESLHSVKLPGNETDRVALLAIKNQLVKYPDWVLSSWNNTMHHCSWQGVTCGRKHNRVTVLDLSSRGLAGTISPFIGNLSFLQSIRLYNNSLYGEIPKQLGRLFRLRELGLQNNTLAGSIPKNISHCINLGFLSLGNNKLEGKLPAGLRALIKLEYLSISQNYFTGSLFDIIPNLTSLVTISAAYNSFTGTIPINIGKVQNLTNLEVGENLLSGTLPTSIFNLSYLHFLDLPANQLHGELPANMGFTIPRLKWLNLFENNFSGSIPITIRNLTSLEFIGLSLNGFTGSVPQDFSHFHNLVHLDLEKNFLVGDISFIATLVNCSQLQFLSLTYNDFSGILPQSIANLSTTLKWLTIGNSLISGTIPAGITNLINLEKLAMFESILSASLPHDLGKLQKLQALALNSNRLTGTIPISIGNLSRLSELFLSDNILEGSIPESLGNCQNLLYMDLHNNYFSGNISSELFQGGAKFIFISLSENQLEGSLPPEISKQINIIDLEMSNNKLSGVLPDSLSECLSLQFIYVDGNSFCGAIPTSFTSLASLLEIDISRNHLSGQIPVYWSKLPLIYLNLSYNNFEGRVPTVGVFANATGFFLAGNSRLCGGIQKLHLPKCIENEIPRKKKRLSNTLKKVVISTVCTLVGVMAMLLALYFIYRRNKRQPILSTSMTGKTLTKMSYHMLLKITSGFSSDNLLGAGSFGSVFKGVLDGQVFAVKVLNLEHLDASKSFIAECKALRNVRHRNLVGIVTACSSIDFQRNDFRALVYEFMPNGSLDRWLHGVDGNMSLSQRVDVAIDVAHALIYLHHECETPIVHCDLKPSNILLDKDMVAHVGDFGLARFLTQPRHPNQTSTIGIKGTIGYAAPEYGLGSQSSTEGDVYSYGILLLELMTGKSPIDNMFKEGYSLHLYAREALPDQVVQIVDPSLEEDNVTEEADDTRAIQHELQRRVECITAVISVGVSCSNHLSQERMKIVDARSRLQSARDDLLNARNRRILPARGPSS